One genomic region from Enoplosus armatus isolate fEnoArm2 chromosome 17, fEnoArm2.hap1, whole genome shotgun sequence encodes:
- the tmem86b gene encoding lysoplasmalogenase: protein MDILETDAYDRRQRRNMSCALLFSLLPFFLSTAVYFYLWTPDLPASITSAGVKSAPTLLLAAVVLSWNGCQSVLGVVGGLLFSAVGDCCLVWPELFLHGMGAFAVAHLLYSLTFLSSRYAAHVSSSWTRFLYLILFMVGGGFYIYLYPFLQKAPNSDLLVPGVGIYIVLITLMGALAIRTRHATTLSGSLFFMVSDLSLALQVFKVTAPMEHGHIIVMVTYYLAQLLIAVGDIKAVENKDDFAKWKRS from the exons ATGGACATCCTTGAGACAGATGCCTATGACAGGCGGCAGCGGAGAAATATG TCCTGtgctctccttttttccctcttgcctttctttttgtccacTGCCGTGTACTTCTACCTGTGGACTCCCGACTTGCCCGCGTCCATCACGTCGGCAGGTGTCAAATCGGCACCAACGCTCCTATTGGCTGCAGTAGTGCTGAGCTGGAACGGATGTCAGAGTGTCCTGGGTGTGGTGGGAGGACTGCTCTTCTCTGCTGTTGGTGACTGCTGCTTGGTGTGGCCTGAGCTTTTTCTGCATG GAATGGGTGCATTCGCTGTGGCTCATCTCCTGTACTCACTCACCTTTCTCTCCAGTCGTTATGCAGCACATGTCTCTTCCTCCTGGACCCGTTTTCTATATTTGATCCTGTTTATGGTGGGAGGAGGTTTTTATATCTACCTATATCCATTCCTGCAGAAGGCGCCAAACTCAGATCTACTAGTTCCGGGCGTGGGGATCTACATTGTCCTAATTACTCTAATGGGGGCATTAGCCATCAGAACCCGCCACGCAACAACACTGTCAGGAAGTTTGTTCTTCATGGTGTCTGACCTGTCACTGGCTCTGCAAGTTTTCAAAGTGACGGCACCAATGGAGCATGGTCATATTATAGTCATGGTGACATATTATTTGGCACAGCTACTAATAGCTGTGGGTGACATAAAGGCAGTGGAGAACAAGGACGACTTTGCAAAATGGAAAAGGTCCTAG
- the aspdh gene encoding LOW QUALITY PROTEIN: aspartate dehydrogenase domain-containing protein (The sequence of the model RefSeq protein was modified relative to this genomic sequence to represent the inferred CDS: substituted 2 bases at 2 genomic stop codons): MASLSQTLYCACPQFTGXXAGRCASSQETSCSGGVWDYLDMATSSSSQRIGVVGYGHLGQYLVGRILKDGAALGLTLAFVWNRNSDKLKGLVPDELILGDLSSFADRRCDVIVEVCHPQIVKEFGRHFLSQSHFMVGSPSALSDPDLNQKLRQAAQHYGRTLYVPSGALWGGQDIQRLNDSGALKALFIRMSKHPSCFRLTGDVLSDWTEGEGRRVLFRGSVAELCPLAPNNVNTMAAAAVAAGTLGFAGVQGEIVSDTALSDYHVVEVEVTGPDGFSVNTVRRNPARLGAVTGSATYNSFWNSLLVCKGHGGRVYLC; encoded by the exons ATGGCCTCTCTGAGTCAAACTTTGTACTGTGCTTGCCCACAGTTCACTGGATAGTGAGCCGGTCGTTGTGCTTCAAGTCAGGAGACAAGCTGCTCTGGAGGGGTGTGGGATTATCTG GACATGGCAACCAGCTCTTCCTCCCAAAGGATTGGAGTTGTAGGATATGGACATCTAG ggCAGTATCTGGTGGGGAGGATCCTTAAAGATGGAGCTGCTCTCGGTCTAACTCTGGCTTTCGTTTGGAACAGAAATTCTGACAAGCTCAAAGGTTTAGTTCCTGACGAACTCATACTTGGTGATCTATCATCTTTTGCAGACAG gCGATGTGATGTGATCGTAGAGGTGTGCCACCCGCAGATAGTGAAAGAATTTGGGCGTCACTTCCTGTCCCAGTCTCATTTCATG GTGGGCTCTCCATCTGCACTCTCTGATCCTGATCTGAACCAGAAGCTGCGTCAGGCGGCTCAGCACTATGGTAGGACGCTCTATGTCCCCAGTGGTGCATTATGGGGAGGCCAGGACATCCAGAGGCTGAATGACAGTGGGGCCTTGAAG GCTTTGTTTATAAGAATGTCCAAGCATCCATCCTGCTTCCGGCTGACAGGAGACGTCCTCTCTGAttggacagagggagagggcagACGTGTTTTATTCAGAGGATCAGTGGCAGAGTTGTGCCCACTTGCTCCAAACAACGTAAAcaccatggcagcagcagcagtggcagcaggaacGCTCGGCTTTGCTGGTGTTCAGGGAGAGATCGTGTCTGACACAGC GTTAAGTGATTATCAcgtggtggaggtggaggtgactGGACCTGATGGCTTCTCAGTAAACACAGTGAGGAGGAATCCAGCCAGACTCGGAGCTGTAACCGGCAGTGCAACATACAACTCCTTCTGGAATAGTTTACTTG TTTGCAAAGGTCATGGGGGCCGAGTTTACTTGTGCTGA
- the gys1 gene encoding glycogen [starch] synthase, muscle, with protein MPLARSLSVTSLSGLEEWDEEFDLEDAVLFEIAWEVANKVGGIYTVIQTKARLTSEEWGENYFLVGPYVESNVRTQVELIEPTNPVLKRTIDKMNSSGCKVYFGRWLIEGSPYVILIDVAFTAWSLDSWKSELWELCDIGVPWFDREANDAVLFGFLTAWLLGEYAAQSEDPPHIVAHFHEWLAGLGLVLCRHRQLPIATIFTTHATLLGRYLCAGNVDFYNKLADFNVDKEAGDRQIYHRYCLERAAAHCAHVFTTVSQITAIEAEYLLKRKPDIVTPNGLNVKKFSAVHEFQNLHAQSKNRIQEFVRGHFYGHLDFNLDKCLFLFIAGRYEFSNKGADIFLEALARLNYLLRVNHSDVTVIAFFIMPARTNNFNVETLKGQAVRKQLWDTAQTVKERFGKKLYESLLVGQLPDVSKMLDKEDFTIMKRAIFATQRQCQPPICTHNMLEDSSDPILNCVRRIGLFNSSADRVKIIFHPEFLSSTSPLLPMDYEEFVRGCHLGVFPSYYEPWGYTPAECTVMGIPSISTNLSGFGCFMEEHIADPSAYGIYILDRRYRGVDESCNQLTSFLFQFCKQSRRQRIIQRNRTERLSELLDWRYLGRYYISARHMALAKAFPDTYMYELHEPTSTSGFRYPRPASVPPSPALSRHSSPHHSEAEDNDEDERYDEDLEAEKDRVNIRQPYALPFKNKSSAVHGANGNSDGVTSEKN; from the exons ATGCCGCTGGCTCGCAGCCTGTCTGTCACGTCCCTGTCAGGACTGGAGGAGTGGGACGAGGAGTTTGATTTGGAGGATGCTGTTCTTTTTGAAATTGCGTGGGAGGTTGCAAACAAAG TTGGAGGCATCTACACCGTCATCCAGACCAAAGCCCGTCTGACCTCAGAGGAATGGGGGGAGAACTATTTCCTGGTGGGTCCCTACGTGGAGAGCAACGTGCGCACTCAGGTGGAGCTGATCGAGCCTACCAACCCTGTGCTGAAGAGAACCATTGACAAGATGAACTCCAGTGGGTGTAAG GTCTACTTTGGGCGGTGGCTAATCGAGGGCAGTCCCTATGTCATTCTGATTGATGTCGCATTCACTGCCTGGTCTCTAGACAGCTGGAAGAGCGAGTTGTGGGAGCTGTGTGACATCGGCGTGCCGTGGTTCGACCGCGAGGCCAACGATGCGGTGCTGTTTGGCTTTCTGACAGCCTGGCTTCTGGGAGAG TACGCAGCCCAGAGTGAGGATCCTCCACACATCGTGGCCCATTTCCATGAGTGGCTGGCCGGCCTGGGCCTGGTGTTGTGTAGACATAGACAGCTGCCCATTGCGACCATCTTCACCACTCACGCCACCCTGCTGGGACGATACCTGTGTGCTGGAAACGTGGACTTCTATAACAAGCTTgctgat TTCAATGTGGATAAGGAAGCAGGTGATAGACAGATCTACCACCGCTACTGTTTGGAGCGGGCGGCTGCTCACTGTGCCCATGTCTTCACCACTGTGTCACAGATCACTGCCATTGAGGCAGAGTACCTGCTCAAGAGGAAACCAG atattgtCACTCCCAATGGGCTCAACGTGAAGAAGTTTTCAGCCGTGCACGAGTTTCAAAACCTCCACGCTCAGAGCAAGAATCGGATTCAGGAGTTCGTCAGGGGGCACTTCTACGG GCACCTTGACTTCAACCTGGACAAGTGTTTGTTCCTCTTCATTGCTGGAAGGTATGAGTTCTCCAACAAAGGAGCCGACATCTTTTTGGAAGCTTTAGCCAGACTCAACTATCTACTCAGG GTCAATCACAGTGACGTGACCGTCATTGCATTCTTCATCATGCCAGCTCGGACAAACAACTTCAATGTGGAGACCTTGAAGGGCCAAGCAGTCAGGAAACAGCTCTG GGATACTGCTCAGACTGTGAAGGAACGCTTCGGAAAGAAACTTTATGAGTCACTTCTAGT tgGGCAGCTGCCAGATGTGTCGAAGATGCTGGACAAAGAGGATTTCACCATAATGAAGCGTGCCATCTTTGCGACCCAGAGACAGTGCCAGCCTCCAATCTGCACCCATAACATGCTGGAGGACAGCAGCGACCCCATCCTCAACTGTGTCCGCCGTATCGGCCTTTTCAACAGCTCTGCTGACCGTGTCAAG atTATCTTCCATCCAGAGTTCCTTTCGTCCACCTCTCCCCTACTTCCAATGGATTATGAGGAGTTTGTAAGAGGCTGCCACCTTGGCGTCTTCCCCTCTTACTATGAGCCTTGGGGCTACACACCAG cTGAGTGCACAGTCATGGGAATTCCTTCAATCTCAACTAACCTGTCAGGCTTTGGCTGCTTCATGGAGGAGCATATAGCAGACCCCTCAGCATATG gtatttacaTCCTGGACCGGCGGTATCGGGGGGTTGACGAGTCATGTAACCAGctcacttccttcctgtttCAGTTCTGCAAGCAGAGCCGGCGCCAGCGGATCATCCAGAGGAACCGGACTGAGCGTCTGAGCGAACTCTTGGACTGGAGATACCTCGGCAGG TATTATATATCTGCCCGTCATATGGCCCTGGCTAAAGCCTTCCCTGACACCTACATGTATGAACTTCATGAGCCCACCTCT ACCTCGGGCTTCCGGTACCCGCGACCAGCCTCTGTGCCACCGTCTCCAGCTCTGTCCCGCCACTCCTCCCCCCACCACAGTGAGGCTGAGGACAACGATGAAGACGAGCGCTATGACGAGGAtctggaggcagagaaggaCCGGGTGAACATCCGCCAGCCCTACGCCCTGCCATTCAAAAACAAGTCTTCTGCTGTCCATGGGGCCAATGGAAACAGTGATGGTGTCACAAGCGAGAAAAACTGa
- the hspbp1 gene encoding hsp70-binding protein 1, which produces MAENGRDRRYPQNLQGVLRLAVEAGSASEGPAPVEPMSEERKVWLREALAEVCKGQMDEVEQMKVCVAVLRKEGMNEKDREGEEERDEDDEDERESAFEMLSELCENLDNARDLMTLGGLELCLSQYLCHAQSGLRWRAAELIASCAQNMPQVQVHLLSIGALPKLLQLTDVDPQPTVRVKALYAVSCLVREQEAGLQAFLSHDGFSVLMRGMQSENEKLRTKSAFLLLNLLTSHPDQKDTVVSMGMVQQLVSVLRTPHSPFHEHVLGALCCLVEDCPQGLKDCRNPTLGLEEFLRQRYRELQGKEESQEELEFCERLRVTCFRAQQSDDSGMDR; this is translated from the exons ATGGCTGAAAACGGACGGGACAGGAGATATCCCCAGAACCTCCAGGGGGTCCTGCGGCTGGCAGTGGAGGCTGGATCAGCCTCAGAGGGACCTGCCCCTGTTGAACCCATGTCAGAGGAG AGGAAAGTGTGGCTGAGAGAAGCTCTTGCAGAAGTCTGTAAAGGGCAGATGGATGAAGTGGAGCAGATGAAGGTGTGCGTGGCTGTCTTACGCAAAGAGGGAATGAACGAAAAGgatagagaaggagaggaggagagggatgaagatgatgaagatgagcgGGAATCAGCCTTTGAGATGTTGTCAGAGTTGTGTGAGAACCTGGACAATGCTAGAG ACCTGATGACTCTTGGTGGACTAGAACTGTGCCTCTCCCAGTATCTGTGTCATGCTCAAAGTGGACTGAGGTGGCGTGCTGCTGAGCTTATCGCTTCCTGTGCCCAGAACATGCCTCAGGTGCAGGTCCACTTGCTTAGCATCGGGGCGCTGCCAAAACTGCTGCAGCTAACGGATGTAGACCCCCAACCCACTGTCAGAGTAAAAGCCCTTTATGCTGTGTCGT GTCTGGTTCGGGAGCAGGAGGCAGGACTCCAGGCTTTCTTGTCCCATGATGGCTTCTCAGTGCTGATGCGAGGCATGCAGTCAGAGAACGAGAAGCTCAGGACCAAGTCGGCATTCCTTCTGCTCAACCTGCTGACATCGCATCCCGATCAAAAAG ACACAGTTGTCTCCATGGGTATGGTACAGCAGCTGGTATCTGTTCTCCGCACACCACACTCACCTTTCCATGAACATGTGCTTGGCGCCCTTTGCTG TCTGGTGGAGGACTGTCCACAGGGTCTCAAAGACTGCAGGAATCCCACTCTGGGTCTGGAGGAGTTTCTCAGGCAGCGATACAGAGAGCTccaaggaaaagaagagagtCAG GAAGAACTGGAGTTCTGCGAGCGGTTGAGAGTAACATGTTTCCGCGCGCAGCAGTCGGATGACAGTGGGATGGATCGCTGA